From Draconibacterium halophilum, one genomic window encodes:
- a CDS encoding glycoside hydrolase family 2 TIM barrel-domain containing protein — MKKLIILVLTMCATTLFAQNNIWEDASYIAKNKLPGRATSYSYKSANDALSGDREISRMISLNGTWKFNFVERSEDRPLDFYKQDVSGWDDIEVPSNWEMEGYGTPIYVNAGYPFRPQLPAEAQKDPIAWYQENYDVPEGLSRQELYRRFYADVASKNVPTPPVITRENPVGSYVRTFTIPKDWNDKKIILHFGGISSAMFVYVNEQKVGYSQGSRLPAEFDITEFVKTGENKVAVQVFRWCDGSYLEDQDHWRMSGIHREVMVMAQPKVAIEDFFVRTRLDANYQDALLQIRPTITRGAEVDTKDWTLEAELYCPQNNKLLEEPITKDVNAIIYEGYPQRDNVYFGLLEEKITSPELWSAEKPTLYTVVLTLKDAEGNAVEARSAKIGFRKTETKNGQLYVNGKSIKLYGVNRHDHDHKRGKSVTREDMENDVLLMKRFNFNAVRTSHYPNDSYFYDMCDKYGVYVLDEANIETHGLMGYLTNQSEWHMAFQDRVVRMVERDKNHPSIIGWSLGNESGTGPNHAAAAGWVRDFDPTRFIHYEGAQGQPEHPDYTAYGSEEFRSKGRTANPTDPYYVDVISRMYANLEDLEALANSPYISRPIVECEYAHAMGNSLGNFQEYWDLMHSYPNLIGGFIWDWIDQGILTTDENGKEFYAYGGDFGDKPNDNNFCINGVIASDRTPKPQTWEAKYVMQPVKITAVDLEKGLVRMLSRFSFANLNEYKVSWTLSEDATQIQSGILHGLSLNPEASTVVEIPFKDFSTKANAEYWLRISIQLKEDKNWAKAGHELAKQQFKLPIETEAPAKEMVFDNISFNDTEDQIVVSGKDFTMGIGKKVV, encoded by the coding sequence ATGAAAAAACTGATCATTCTGGTGCTTACCATGTGTGCCACTACCCTGTTTGCCCAAAACAATATATGGGAAGATGCAAGCTATATTGCAAAAAACAAACTTCCCGGAAGAGCTACTTCCTATTCCTACAAATCAGCCAACGATGCCCTTAGTGGTGATCGCGAAATATCGCGAATGATTTCGTTGAACGGAACCTGGAAATTCAACTTTGTAGAAAGATCAGAGGATCGTCCACTGGATTTTTATAAACAAGACGTTTCCGGTTGGGATGATATTGAAGTTCCGTCGAACTGGGAAATGGAAGGCTATGGCACACCAATTTATGTAAATGCCGGCTATCCTTTTCGTCCACAACTGCCGGCCGAGGCACAGAAAGATCCGATTGCCTGGTATCAAGAAAACTACGATGTACCGGAAGGGCTTTCAAGACAAGAACTATACCGCCGTTTTTATGCCGACGTAGCTTCAAAAAATGTACCTACGCCACCTGTCATTACTCGTGAAAATCCTGTTGGATCATATGTTCGCACGTTTACAATTCCTAAAGATTGGAACGACAAAAAAATTATTTTACACTTTGGCGGCATTAGTTCTGCAATGTTTGTTTATGTAAACGAGCAAAAAGTGGGTTACAGTCAAGGTAGTCGTCTGCCTGCAGAATTCGATATTACCGAATTTGTGAAAACCGGTGAGAACAAAGTTGCCGTTCAGGTTTTTCGTTGGTGCGATGGCAGTTATCTCGAAGATCAGGATCACTGGCGTATGAGCGGAATTCACCGCGAGGTAATGGTAATGGCTCAACCCAAAGTGGCAATTGAAGATTTTTTCGTGCGCACGCGACTGGATGCGAATTACCAGGATGCACTGCTTCAAATACGACCAACAATTACGCGCGGAGCCGAAGTTGACACAAAAGACTGGACACTGGAGGCTGAATTGTATTGTCCTCAAAACAACAAGCTTTTAGAGGAGCCAATTACCAAAGATGTAAACGCTATTATTTACGAAGGATATCCGCAGCGCGACAATGTATATTTCGGTTTGCTGGAAGAAAAAATAACCAGCCCCGAATTGTGGTCTGCTGAAAAACCAACATTATATACTGTTGTTCTCACCTTAAAAGATGCTGAAGGAAATGCTGTTGAAGCACGTTCAGCAAAAATTGGTTTCCGCAAAACAGAAACAAAAAACGGACAGCTTTATGTAAATGGTAAATCCATTAAATTATATGGTGTAAATCGTCACGACCACGATCACAAACGTGGAAAATCGGTTACCCGGGAGGATATGGAGAATGATGTATTGCTAATGAAACGTTTTAATTTTAACGCTGTTCGTACCAGCCACTACCCTAACGATTCGTATTTCTACGATATGTGCGACAAGTATGGCGTTTATGTACTCGACGAAGCCAATATTGAAACACACGGTTTAATGGGCTACCTCACCAACCAGTCGGAATGGCACATGGCTTTTCAGGACCGTGTGGTTCGAATGGTTGAGCGCGATAAAAACCACCCATCGATTATTGGCTGGTCGCTTGGTAACGAATCGGGAACCGGGCCAAATCATGCAGCTGCAGCGGGCTGGGTAAGAGATTTTGATCCCACGCGTTTTATCCATTATGAAGGAGCGCAGGGACAACCGGAGCACCCGGATTACACAGCTTACGGCTCAGAAGAATTCCGAAGTAAAGGACGCACAGCCAATCCAACCGATCCTTATTATGTTGATGTGATTAGCCGGATGTACGCTAATTTGGAGGATTTGGAAGCCCTGGCAAACAGCCCGTATATCAGTCGCCCTATTGTTGAGTGCGAATATGCACATGCAATGGGCAACTCGCTGGGTAATTTCCAGGAATACTGGGATTTGATGCACAGTTACCCGAACCTAATCGGTGGTTTTATCTGGGACTGGATCGATCAGGGAATTTTAACAACCGATGAAAACGGAAAGGAATTTTATGCATACGGTGGTGATTTTGGCGACAAACCCAACGACAATAATTTCTGTATAAACGGAGTAATTGCTTCCGACCGCACACCAAAACCACAAACATGGGAAGCTAAATATGTAATGCAACCGGTTAAAATTACTGCCGTTGATCTTGAAAAAGGATTGGTACGTATGCTCAGTCGTTTTAGTTTTGCGAACCTCAACGAATACAAGGTAAGCTGGACTTTAAGTGAAGATGCTACACAAATTCAGTCAGGCATTTTGCATGGACTGAGCCTGAATCCGGAAGCCAGCACCGTGGTCGAAATTCCTTTTAAAGATTTCAGCACAAAAGCTAATGCAGAGTATTGGCTACGCATTAGTATTCAGCTAAAGGAAGATAAAAACTGGGCAAAAGCCGGTCATGAACTGGCAAAGCAACAATTTAAACTTCCAATAGAAACAGAAGCTCCGGCAAAAGAAATGGTTTTCGATAATATCTCCTTCAACGATACCGAAGATCAAATTGTGGTTAGCGGAAAGGATTTCACAATGGGTATTGGCAAAAAAGTGGTTTGA
- a CDS encoding DUF2284 domain-containing protein gives MTNKNQIEELLQKQELTDYKWIDPKEIVVAQWVRVKCYFGCSDYGLGSCPPNTPSVSECERFFKEYKSAVVIKLNKLADKNDYPSDWSREMTSKLLSVERAVFLMGHPKVFLLNQTCCTLCNDCSGNRLDCHDKRNARPSPESFAVDVYQTVQKVGMEINVVDNNPGEMNRIAILLVE, from the coding sequence ATGACTAACAAAAACCAAATTGAAGAGCTACTCCAAAAGCAGGAACTTACCGATTACAAATGGATCGATCCGAAAGAAATTGTAGTAGCACAGTGGGTGCGAGTAAAATGCTATTTCGGCTGCAGCGATTACGGCCTGGGGTCATGCCCGCCAAATACACCGTCGGTTAGCGAGTGCGAGCGCTTCTTTAAAGAATACAAAAGTGCAGTGGTTATAAAACTGAACAAACTGGCTGATAAAAACGACTACCCTTCCGACTGGTCAAGAGAAATGACCAGCAAACTACTGAGCGTTGAACGTGCTGTATTTCTAATGGGGCACCCAAAAGTTTTTCTGCTCAACCAAACATGTTGTACCCTGTGTAACGACTGCTCGGGCAACCGCCTCGATTGCCACGACAAGAGAAATGCCCGACCAAGTCCGGAGAGTTTTGCAGTGGATGTTTATCAAACCGTACAAAAAGTGGGTATGGAAATAAACGTGGTGGATAACAATCCGGGCGAGATGAATCGGATTGCAATATTATTAGTTGAATAA
- a CDS encoding FprA family A-type flavoprotein, protein MLQVNLAEDIYYLGFNDRRTHLFENIWPIPLGVSYNSYLIVDEKIALVDTVERAFIDDYLDAIEEIIGDREVDYLIINHMEPDHSGALKAIVHRYPNITLVGNKKTFGFVEAYYMKPENIHMVHDDHVLDLGKHKLQFQMIPMVHWPETMVTYEETNKILFSGDAFGSYGTMDGGIFDDEINLDFYEVEVMRYFTNIVGKYCPHTQRAIKKLAGIDIKMIAATHGPIWRSHLDWILKRYNKWSSYDLDRGVVIVYGSMYGNTKKMAETIARQIAVRGIKNIRVYDASKTHSSYIINDIFKYKGFIVGSAAYNNAMFPNVETLLTTIEHMAPKDHLLGIFGNYSWNGGGVKNLKTFAEKIKWDMVYEPIEEKGNMKVQTQEELIKLADAMADKLLEMPVPEKI, encoded by the coding sequence ATGCTACAAGTAAATCTTGCAGAAGATATTTATTATTTGGGATTTAACGACCGCCGTACTCACTTGTTCGAGAACATCTGGCCAATCCCGCTTGGGGTTTCATATAACAGTTATTTGATTGTTGATGAAAAGATCGCCCTGGTTGACACCGTTGAGCGTGCGTTTATCGACGATTACCTTGATGCTATTGAAGAGATTATTGGCGATCGTGAGGTGGATTACCTTATTATTAACCATATGGAACCCGACCATTCGGGAGCCTTAAAAGCTATCGTTCACCGCTACCCAAATATTACGCTTGTAGGAAATAAAAAAACTTTTGGTTTTGTGGAGGCCTATTACATGAAACCGGAAAATATACACATGGTGCACGACGACCATGTACTCGACCTGGGAAAACACAAGCTGCAATTTCAGATGATACCGATGGTGCACTGGCCCGAAACGATGGTAACTTACGAAGAAACCAACAAAATCCTTTTCTCGGGCGATGCTTTTGGTAGCTACGGAACTATGGACGGTGGTATTTTCGACGATGAGATTAACCTTGATTTCTATGAAGTGGAAGTGATGCGTTATTTCACCAACATTGTTGGGAAATATTGTCCGCACACGCAGCGTGCCATTAAAAAACTGGCCGGAATAGATATTAAAATGATTGCGGCAACACACGGCCCAATCTGGCGTAGTCATCTCGATTGGATTTTAAAACGCTACAACAAGTGGAGTTCATACGATTTGGATCGCGGGGTGGTTATCGTTTACGGATCAATGTACGGAAACACCAAAAAAATGGCAGAAACGATTGCCCGTCAGATTGCAGTTCGTGGTATCAAGAACATTCGTGTTTACGATGCTTCAAAAACACACTCGTCGTATATCATCAACGATATTTTTAAATACAAGGGATTTATCGTGGGAAGCGCGGCGTATAACAATGCGATGTTCCCGAACGTGGAAACACTGCTTACAACCATCGAACACATGGCGCCAAAAGACCACTTGCTTGGTATTTTTGGTAACTACTCGTGGAACGGTGGCGGTGTAAAAAACCTGAAAACATTTGCCGAAAAAATTAAGTGGGATATGGTTTACGAACCTATTGAGGAAAAAGGTAATATGAAAGTTCAAACACAGGAAGAACTGATAAAACTAGCCGATGCAATGGCGGATAAACTCCTGGAGATGCCTGTTCCTGAAAAAATTTAA
- a CDS encoding AMP-binding protein, translating to MELFPAHITINGQLESIEKLLQQKPPSEWEQNWLDFLAEWYHPNDAIEVQTSGSTGTPKTITLKKDFVAASAQRTIRFFDLHEGDRIMHCLPSRFIAGKLMTVRALIGKLDLHLVDPSSDFVDLPSDKPIKFAAMVINQVKKFLALPKQNIENLLIGGSAIPVSLEEQLQQISTNCYSSYAMTETATHIALRKLNSNDKTDCYNCVDGISVELDKRDCIRILMPGLKNGAIQTNDFGKLIDSHHFKVLGRVDNVIISGGIKFMPEQLEKKLENSMPLPFAFSSVPDELLGEKMILLVEGEADEQVKTSIAFQCRKLLQKYEQPKKIRFIDLLPRTENGKIDRKRLRCI from the coding sequence ATGGAGTTATTTCCGGCACATATTACCATAAACGGGCAATTGGAAAGCATTGAAAAATTGCTGCAGCAAAAACCCCCTTCCGAATGGGAACAAAACTGGTTAGATTTTCTTGCCGAATGGTATCATCCAAATGATGCTATAGAAGTACAAACCTCGGGCAGTACAGGAACACCCAAAACCATAACTCTTAAGAAAGATTTTGTAGCTGCAAGTGCCCAACGCACCATACGCTTTTTTGATTTGCATGAAGGCGACCGCATAATGCATTGTCTGCCCAGTCGTTTTATTGCAGGAAAATTAATGACCGTTCGCGCCCTTATCGGCAAACTCGACCTCCATCTTGTTGATCCGTCTTCAGATTTTGTAGATCTGCCTAGTGATAAGCCCATAAAGTTTGCAGCGATGGTAATTAACCAGGTGAAAAAATTCCTCGCACTACCAAAGCAAAACATCGAAAATCTGCTTATTGGAGGTTCTGCTATTCCTGTATCTTTGGAAGAACAATTACAGCAAATCTCAACAAACTGCTATTCGAGTTATGCCATGACCGAAACAGCCACCCACATTGCACTGCGTAAACTAAATAGCAACGATAAAACTGACTGCTACAATTGTGTTGATGGTATTTCTGTTGAACTGGATAAACGCGATTGCATTCGTATTTTGATGCCGGGACTTAAAAACGGAGCCATTCAAACCAACGATTTTGGCAAATTAATCGACAGTCATCATTTTAAAGTGCTGGGTCGTGTTGATAATGTGATCATATCTGGTGGCATCAAATTTATGCCCGAGCAATTAGAGAAAAAGCTTGAAAACAGCATGCCTCTGCCCTTTGCTTTTAGCTCGGTTCCCGACGAGTTGTTGGGAGAAAAAATGATTCTACTGGTTGAAGGAGAAGCCGATGAACAAGTAAAAACAAGCATTGCTTTCCAATGCCGTAAATTACTTCAAAAATACGAACAACCTAAAAAAATTCGCTTTATTGACCTACTTCCCCGCACAGAAAACGGTAAGATTGATCGAAAAAGGCTTCGATGTATTTAA
- a CDS encoding histidine phosphatase family protein produces MATEITIIRHGETIWNAQRRIQGQRNSKLSENGILQAELVAKALDKRQFDILISSDLERAVETARIINTQLVLPHEYNVKLRERSFGVVEGLNFEEMKHQYPDEFRRYKERDPEFAFPGGESIQQLFNRVTVEIEDIARKFDQQKVLIVSHGLVLEMMMYKTFSINLTDPRTFSINNSSISSFYIDGANWFLKEWGVIEHLVSRNVLNEL; encoded by the coding sequence ATGGCTACAGAGATTACAATTATACGACATGGAGAAACCATTTGGAATGCACAACGGCGGATACAGGGGCAGCGTAACAGCAAGCTTTCTGAGAATGGGATTTTACAGGCCGAACTTGTAGCAAAAGCATTGGATAAACGACAATTCGATATACTTATTAGCAGCGACCTTGAAAGAGCCGTTGAAACAGCAAGAATAATAAATACACAACTGGTGTTACCTCATGAATATAATGTGAAATTGCGCGAACGTTCATTCGGTGTTGTGGAAGGATTGAATTTTGAAGAGATGAAACATCAATATCCCGATGAATTCCGGCGCTATAAAGAACGTGATCCTGAATTCGCTTTTCCCGGCGGTGAAAGTATTCAGCAACTGTTTAATCGGGTTACAGTTGAAATAGAAGATATCGCCCGTAAATTTGATCAGCAGAAAGTGCTGATTGTTTCACACGGGTTGGTACTTGAAATGATGATGTATAAAACCTTTTCTATCAACCTGACTGATCCACGCACTTTTTCAATTAATAATTCTTCAATCAGTTCATTTTACATTGATGGCGCTAATTGGTTCTTAAAAGAATGGGGTGTAATTGAACACCTGGTTTCGCGCAATGTATTAAATGAACTTTAG
- the mltG gene encoding endolytic transglycosylase MltG, translated as MTIDQKSRAMTFPRVGKYIIIFFAIAFIFAGARGYQLYRYVFEENVKVDYVILVTGEDDLKSISEKLEADQVLINMKAFKWVAKKKKYADYMRPGRYELKQGMNTNQLVNMLRSGAQAPVNITFNNVRFKEELAGKVSNYIKADSTSILKLFSDEQQIKDWGFTEENFRAMFIPNTYEMYWTTTAEEFAERMKTEYDRFWNDTRTKQAAKMGLTPQQVVTLASIVQSETIKPDELKTVAGLYINRLNKNILLQADPTVKYAVGDYSIKRVLNKHLEIDSPYNTYKYAGLPPGPICFPEITSIDAVLNYEDHKYLYMCAREDFSGYHSFARTLSQHNRNAKKYRDALNERRIYE; from the coding sequence ATGACGATTGATCAGAAAAGCCGTGCCATGACTTTCCCACGCGTTGGGAAATACATTATTATATTTTTTGCCATTGCCTTTATTTTTGCCGGAGCGCGTGGTTACCAGCTCTACCGTTATGTATTTGAAGAGAATGTAAAAGTTGATTATGTAATACTTGTTACGGGAGAGGATGATTTGAAAAGTATTAGCGAAAAACTGGAGGCCGACCAGGTTTTAATAAATATGAAAGCCTTTAAATGGGTGGCAAAAAAGAAAAAGTATGCCGATTACATGCGTCCGGGTCGATACGAATTAAAACAAGGAATGAACACCAACCAATTGGTAAATATGCTGCGCAGTGGTGCACAAGCTCCAGTGAATATTACGTTCAATAATGTTCGTTTTAAAGAAGAACTGGCAGGCAAAGTGAGCAACTACATAAAAGCTGATTCAACCTCAATTTTAAAATTGTTTTCGGATGAGCAACAGATTAAAGATTGGGGATTTACCGAAGAAAACTTCCGCGCCATGTTTATTCCTAACACTTATGAAATGTATTGGACAACAACAGCCGAAGAGTTTGCCGAACGCATGAAAACAGAATACGACCGTTTTTGGAACGATACACGCACAAAACAGGCAGCAAAAATGGGCTTGACACCACAGCAGGTAGTTACCCTGGCATCTATTGTGCAGTCGGAGACCATAAAACCCGACGAGCTAAAAACCGTAGCTGGGCTTTACATAAACCGTCTCAACAAAAATATTCTTTTGCAAGCCGACCCAACCGTAAAATATGCCGTTGGCGACTACTCCATTAAACGGGTTTTGAACAAGCACCTCGAGATAGATTCGCCCTACAATACCTACAAATATGCGGGTTTACCACCAGGGCCAATTTGCTTTCCTGAAATCACATCAATTGATGCTGTTCTAAATTACGAAGACCACAAATACCTGTATATGTGTGCCCGGGAAGATTTTTCGGGTTACCATAGTTTTGCACGAACATTAAGTCAGCACAATCGGAACGCAAAAAAATATCGTGATGCGTTGAACGAGCGACGCATTTATGAATAA
- a CDS encoding ZIP family metal transporter has translation MEKLLEYNPVLLALGATIFTWLLTAAGASMVFFFKSINKKVLNSMLGFAAGVMIAASFWSLLKPAIEMAEAQGELPWKPAVIGFLAGGAFLLLIDKILPHLHMGLSIDKAEGIPTTWQRSILLVLAITLHNIPEGLAVGVAFGALANNPDMGILTGAVALAMGIGLQNFPEGAAVSIPLRREGLSRFKSFNYGQLSGIVEPIAGVLGAYLVLTIEPLLPYALSFAAGAMIFVVVEELIPESQRGNETDLSTIGAMLGFATMMLLDVALG, from the coding sequence ATGGAGAAATTATTAGAATATAATCCGGTATTACTGGCTCTGGGAGCTACCATATTCACTTGGCTGTTGACGGCAGCCGGAGCTTCAATGGTATTCTTTTTCAAATCGATAAACAAAAAAGTATTGAATTCGATGCTTGGTTTTGCTGCCGGCGTGATGATTGCAGCCAGCTTTTGGTCGCTCTTGAAACCGGCCATAGAAATGGCAGAAGCACAAGGTGAACTTCCGTGGAAACCCGCGGTTATCGGATTCTTAGCGGGTGGAGCTTTTCTGTTATTAATCGATAAAATCCTGCCTCACCTGCACATGGGATTGTCTATCGATAAAGCCGAGGGGATTCCAACAACGTGGCAACGAAGCATACTTTTGGTACTGGCTATTACGCTGCACAATATCCCTGAAGGGCTAGCTGTAGGCGTTGCTTTTGGCGCGTTGGCCAATAACCCCGATATGGGCATTTTAACCGGAGCGGTTGCTCTGGCAATGGGAATCGGACTACAAAACTTCCCCGAGGGAGCAGCTGTTTCAATTCCGTTGCGCCGCGAGGGGCTGTCGCGATTTAAGTCATTTAACTACGGACAACTATCGGGAATTGTTGAACCAATAGCCGGAGTATTGGGTGCTTACCTGGTTCTAACAATTGAGCCGCTGTTGCCTTACGCCCTGTCGTTTGCTGCTGGTGCCATGATTTTTGTAGTGGTTGAAGAACTGATTCCCGAATCGCAAAGAGGAAACGAAACCGATTTATCGACCATTGGCGCTATGTTGGGTTTTGCCACCATGATGTTGCTGGATGTAGCTTTGGGATAG
- a CDS encoding cation:proton antiporter: MNVILSIGLLIFSGYLLGELAEKIKLPKISGYILAGILLNPDLSGIMSKEFVEHTDPLLSASLSFITFSIGGSLSAKKLRATGKAILFLTLFESLFAFILVFLFMFLSLSFFITIFQSTHVILAVSLVLASLAAPTDPSATLAVIHEYKAKGEVSSAMLEIAAFDDIVGIIIYTMVTAFAAFFMGNNDIEISKTILELGIDVGGAILIGSIIGFVFQFITKIFSKQAEGTLIVLTLGSILMSYGISDYFDFESLLSTIALGAVVANFNPLSGKVFKLIERYTDELIFVVFFTLSGLHLQLAYISGSYVLIVIYILARAIGKFTGIFSGSVLFKTSPKVKKYTAGGLIPQGGIVIGLALLLAKDPVFEETGSMIMGVVIGAALIHELIGPVSSRLSLRKAGEIE; the protein is encoded by the coding sequence ATGAATGTAATTTTAAGCATTGGTCTCTTAATTTTTAGTGGATATCTACTGGGAGAATTAGCCGAGAAAATAAAGCTTCCCAAAATATCAGGATACATTCTGGCAGGCATTCTGCTGAATCCTGATTTGTCAGGGATTATGTCGAAGGAATTTGTAGAACACACCGACCCCCTGCTTTCTGCTTCCTTATCGTTTATCACCTTTTCAATAGGTGGTTCACTGTCGGCTAAAAAACTACGTGCTACCGGAAAAGCAATACTGTTTCTTACCCTATTTGAATCATTATTTGCCTTTATTCTGGTATTCTTATTCATGTTTCTGAGCCTCAGTTTTTTTATAACTATTTTTCAATCAACGCACGTAATACTGGCTGTCAGTCTGGTACTGGCATCGTTGGCCGCTCCCACCGATCCGTCGGCAACGCTGGCCGTAATTCACGAATACAAAGCCAAAGGCGAGGTAAGCTCAGCCATGCTCGAAATTGCTGCTTTCGACGATATCGTAGGCATTATCATCTACACAATGGTTACCGCGTTTGCAGCTTTCTTTATGGGCAACAACGATATTGAAATAAGTAAAACAATACTGGAATTGGGCATTGATGTTGGTGGAGCAATACTTATTGGTTCAATAATTGGATTTGTATTTCAGTTCATCACTAAAATATTTAGCAAACAAGCCGAGGGCACATTAATCGTTCTAACATTGGGGTCGATATTAATGAGTTATGGAATTTCAGACTATTTTGACTTTGAATCGTTACTATCTACCATTGCACTGGGAGCAGTGGTGGCCAATTTTAATCCCCTCTCGGGTAAAGTATTTAAACTTATTGAGCGCTATACCGATGAGCTGATTTTTGTAGTGTTTTTTACATTATCCGGTCTGCATTTGCAGTTAGCTTACATAAGCGGCAGTTATGTGTTGATTGTTATATATATTCTGGCTCGTGCGATTGGTAAGTTTACGGGGATTTTCAGCGGTTCTGTACTTTTTAAAACCAGCCCTAAAGTGAAAAAATACACCGCGGGAGGTCTTATCCCACAAGGCGGGATTGTAATTGGTCTGGCACTGCTGCTTGCCAAAGATCCTGTATTTGAAGAAACCGGCTCTATGATTATGGGCGTTGTAATCGGTGCCGCTTTAATCCACGAACTTATTGGTCCTGTTTCTTCACGGCTATCGCTAAGAAAAGCTGGGGAGATAGAGTAG
- a CDS encoding beta-galactosidase small subunit, with product MIERYEKGGEQQIISSLKPYFWRPLTDNDERGWRVQQRIPIWENLPEMLNVTEMNADASSGSISVELGYQELSLKLNYTFANDGIVDVKFDLSIPDEMPEPIRVGMNMGVSADLQEMSFYGKGPFENYSDRNGAADIDIYKGTVDDFYYNYTKPQESSNHTCVRWLALTNNNSGLMVLGETPLQTSVWPYTAENIYEAQHPTELEKADALTVNISHKMAGVGGNDSWSINARPIEKYRLLKKEYSYEFRLVPLSKAKDLQQIYRDKK from the coding sequence TTGATTGAACGTTACGAAAAAGGTGGTGAGCAACAGATAATTTCGTCATTAAAACCGTATTTCTGGCGGCCATTAACCGACAATGACGAACGTGGCTGGCGCGTGCAACAACGTATTCCAATTTGGGAAAATTTACCAGAAATGCTAAACGTAACCGAAATGAATGCCGATGCGTCGTCAGGAAGTATTTCAGTTGAATTGGGCTACCAGGAGTTGAGCTTAAAATTGAACTACACGTTTGCGAATGATGGAATTGTAGATGTAAAATTTGATCTTTCTATTCCTGACGAGATGCCGGAACCAATCCGCGTTGGAATGAACATGGGAGTTTCAGCCGACCTGCAAGAAATGAGCTTTTATGGTAAAGGTCCTTTTGAAAATTATTCGGACAGAAATGGTGCTGCCGATATCGATATTTATAAAGGAACAGTGGATGATTTTTACTACAACTATACCAAACCACAGGAAAGCAGCAACCACACTTGTGTTAGATGGCTGGCACTTACAAATAACAATTCCGGATTGATGGTGCTTGGTGAAACTCCGCTGCAAACTTCAGTATGGCCTTATACTGCTGAAAATATTTATGAAGCACAGCACCCAACAGAACTGGAAAAAGCAGATGCTTTAACAGTAAATATCAGTCATAAAATGGCCGGTGTAGGTGGTAACGATTCGTGGTCGATTAATGCACGCCCAATAGAAAAATATCGTTTATTGAAAAAAGAATACAGCTACGAATTTAGGCTGGTTCCGTTATCGAAAGCTAAAGATTTACAACAAATTTATCGTGATAAAAAATAG
- a CDS encoding DUF2200 domain-containing protein has translation MKTTSEHNKRIAEMTFAAVYPHYVTKVERKGRTKEELHQVIEWLTGFNENKLQKLIDEKVTFETFFEKANLNPNAGLIKGVICGYRIEEIENVLTKQVRYLDKLVDELAKGRKMENILRDE, from the coding sequence ATGAAAACAACATCGGAACATAATAAGCGAATAGCAGAAATGACATTTGCAGCAGTATATCCACACTATGTAACAAAGGTTGAACGCAAAGGACGAACGAAAGAGGAACTGCATCAAGTAATAGAGTGGCTAACCGGTTTTAATGAAAATAAGCTGCAAAAATTGATTGATGAAAAGGTAACATTTGAAACCTTCTTTGAGAAAGCAAATTTAAATCCAAATGCCGGATTGATAAAAGGTGTGATTTGTGGATATAGGATTGAGGAGATTGAAAACGTTCTGACAAAACAAGTTAGGTATCTGGATAAGTTAGTAGACGAATTGGCGAAAGGCAGAAAAATGGAAAATATTTTACGAGACGAATAA